One genomic segment of Lampris incognitus isolate fLamInc1 chromosome 2, fLamInc1.hap2, whole genome shotgun sequence includes these proteins:
- the cav4a gene encoding caveolin-2, translating to MMKGEDSEEVEIDLRDSDDPDDFDEQDEPLPLWKAPPAFEEEENIHTSTLVEISDTKPLLNVRDPRGINDCLKVTFEDVIAEPVSVRSGDRVWIWSHALFEVLRVWVYRIVTVLLAIPMSIISGILFATLSCLHIWMVRPCIHCILVGTSWLERLWSIVLDVIVRPCLTSTGRCCGGFSVHLARE from the exons ATGATGAAAGGGGAAGACTCCGAGGAGGTAGAGATTGATCTGAGGGACTCCGATGACCCCGATGACTTTGATGAGCAAGATGAACCACTGCCCCTGTGGAAGGCTCCTCCGGCGTTTGAAGAAGAGGAGAACATTCACACATCCACATTAGTGGAAATCAGTGATACCAAGCCTCTGCTCAATGTTAGAGACCCGAGAGGAATCAACGACTGTCTGAAG GTGACCTTCGAGGATGTAATAGCCGAGCCAGTGTCAGTCCGCAGCGGGGACCGAGTATGGATCTGGAGTCATGCTCTGTTTGAAGTGCTCAGGGTGTGGGTCTACCGGATAGTCACCGTACTCCTGGCCATTCCCATGTCCATTATCTCTGGCATCCTCTTTGCTACTCTCAGCTGCCTCCACATCTG GATGGTCCGCCCGTGTATCCACTGCATCTTGGTTGGCACATCCTGGCTAGAGAGACTGTGGAGTATTGTTTTGGATGTCATTGTGCGTCCCTGTCTCACAAGTACGGGGAGGTGCTGTGGAGGCTTCAGCGTCCATCTGGCCAGAGAAtga